The nucleotide sequence AGCCCGGCCGGTGAAGAGCTTTACGCCTTCATTCGGCCATTTTTCGACAACGTGAGCGCGGTCGCGGACAAGATTCGCGGCGGCATTTCGCAGCACGTGCGCATTGGCGCTTCGGAAATCGTTCTCCGCGATCATGTGCCGGAAGTCATTCAATCGGCGCAAAAGAAGTTTCCGAAACTAAGATTCACTCTGCACGAAGGGTATCAGCCGGAGCTGGAGAGTTTGCTGCAGAAGCGAGAGATCGACGTGGCTGTCACTTTGCTGGATTCGAAGCCGATTTCGGGAACGCACACCCTGCCGTTGCTGAAACTTCCCCTTATCCTCCTGGTGAGGAAATCAAACCGAATCCAGTCGGCTGAGGAACTCTGGAAGCGCGACCGAATCCAGGAGACGCTGATCAGTCTGCAGTCGAATGAAACCATCTGTAAGAATTTTCAACAAAGTCTGAGCCGATTGGGCGTGGACTGGTTCACGGGCATCGAAGTCAGTTCGCTGGCTTTGGTGGAGGCATACGTGGCGGAAGGCTATGGCATCGGTCTGGGTGTGCTTCCACCCAAGGCGAGGTTTTCTCCCGAAATCCGCCTGCTGCCG is from Verrucomicrobiota bacterium and encodes:
- a CDS encoding LysR family transcriptional regulator, which codes for MNIHHLELFYYVAKHGGIAEAVRNIPYGIQQPAVSGQVIQLEEYLGVTLFQRRPFVLSPAGEELYAFIRPFFDNVSAVADKIRGGISQHVRIGASEIVLRDHVPEVIQSAQKKFPKLRFTLHEGYQPELESLLQKREIDVAVTLLDSKPISGTHTLPLLKLPLILLVRKSNRIQSAEELWKRDRIQETLISLQSNETICKNFQQSLSRLGVDWFTGIEVSSLALVEAYVAEGYGIGLGVLPPKARFSPEIRLLPLPDFPPVTVGAMWMGKPTAVIQALLNAMQQHVEALKK